The Faecalibacter sp. LW9 genome has a segment encoding these proteins:
- a CDS encoding helix-turn-helix transcriptional regulator, translating to MNNQSYYPGMLNSEIEFFFEGSQTMYMTNGIIKPFSAITSCIEKTLTAELNKDEEALEILSKMFPNEPLKQLEKFTKCRFGGLDFSADINHAGKIQKGEYWDCPLRGNCKAEGKLCKHIKYNNNIIDSAEIALIKLLVTDMTNEAIASELSIPLGTVHYKKRVLYEKIEIKTKQELTLFAVRFNLAQPII from the coding sequence ATGAACAACCAATCTTATTACCCAGGAATGCTGAATTCTGAGATCGAATTCTTTTTCGAAGGTTCACAAACTATGTATATGACAAATGGAATCATAAAACCATTTTCGGCAATTACTTCTTGTATAGAAAAAACGCTTACTGCTGAATTGAATAAAGATGAAGAAGCTTTAGAAATTCTTAGCAAGATGTTTCCAAATGAACCATTGAAACAATTAGAAAAATTTACTAAATGTCGTTTTGGTGGATTAGACTTCTCTGCGGATATCAACCATGCAGGTAAAATACAGAAAGGTGAATACTGGGATTGCCCACTTCGTGGAAATTGCAAAGCCGAAGGTAAACTTTGCAAGCACATCAAATACAACAACAATATAATAGATAGTGCCGAAATTGCTTTGATTAAATTATTAGTTACTGATATGACTAACGAAGCTATTGCATCAGAACTATCTATACCACTTGGAACTGTGCATTATAAAAAGCGTGTTTTGTATGAAAAAATCGAAATTAAAACAAAGCAAGAATTAACGCTTTTCGCAGTTCGATTCAACTTAGCGCAACCAATTATATAA
- a CDS encoding DNA primase, whose amino-acid sequence MSLIKNEFIDRLLAETDILDVFRSNNHDVKKLGVNYVCKSPINKDEHTESCIIDPRKQMFFDKSADIAGNVITYYTKIKNMNYRDAIFELAKLKNLQVEFESDKENIAYQKRKSKIDEYRPLLEATQKQFVKQLNKLDKYHPAWQEIKRRGYSAEVIKAYGIGYAPGGQFLYNLVSQSGKLAPAKELGLINDKNYDRLFNRLTYPIYDKQNLLIGFASRSLDEKDSVKWMNPITSLLYNKSQQWYGIHYALNQIAKSKIAWIVEGYNDVIAWQEYGIINTISPYGKEFATGQIEVLAKYAQKAIVCLDNDKAGIEGMLRNIPKLLAKGLNVEVCQLPEHEIDGKNVKLDPDEFVRIYKSEIESHDAGLEDYLKYKGFIKNGFKFLIEHLVVGDNDFDKAEGVKKCLKIINTIENVTYKNLYTEMLEKESKFKKSFIKDIQKDLSAKRYQEEKLEMGEYILPPTLQHKDIKEYMHMIKTYGFFQAENEIWMVRETKNNQPPYYFDSVSNFSIEIIQHMNDDKFPKKLFRIKNNRGVERIFDAKANSMLNTSMFCSVLEDQGDYLYEGDSKQLVKLKKYLYRTMGTGRAVDVLGWNPEGFFVWNNKVTIPGIGNINMDENGIFRHNDITYYVPSANSIYANNPTRYLSQKRVVVRQASCTLTEYLGQLRKVHRGHAITGILFTLASAFQDFIAPTIKGFPMLLLYGAPSSGKDQLSHCLRSFFGKPQSVIALGSKKSTGKAQIREFAQFANVITHLSEYRIGDKETDEMLKGLWDRNGYKFGTIESRVSSDEVPILSSALVTGNDFPTDEALITRFLWEEMHKDKFTQEEKDEYNKLEDMAVDGISSFMAEILLKREEVERRFVKESRLWTEELTVRPAFKDLKSRIVTNHAVIASMYEIFKENIRFPFTRDEMLEHFDTMVSNQKRRLDNESISSRFWQRFVFALRASNDKKLYKDRDFKLDGNHLYIQWTNAYNAIQPMWYQSFEQNCPSRNDFRKRMMDDVSFVDEIKSVKFTGGEKPKVTTALMFDLTKLKEEDRIDVIYAIESQTFSPATPLGNEADNSTNSADSQQNIPNDDNLPF is encoded by the coding sequence ATGTCTTTAATAAAAAATGAATTTATAGATCGCCTATTAGCTGAAACTGACATCCTCGATGTGTTTCGTTCTAATAACCACGACGTGAAAAAACTAGGTGTAAATTATGTTTGCAAATCACCTATTAATAAAGATGAGCATACAGAATCATGTATTATAGATCCTCGCAAACAAATGTTTTTTGACAAATCTGCAGATATTGCAGGAAATGTAATTACTTATTACACGAAGATCAAAAATATGAATTATCGCGATGCTATCTTCGAATTAGCTAAATTGAAAAATCTACAAGTAGAATTCGAATCAGATAAAGAAAACATAGCTTATCAAAAAAGAAAATCTAAAATAGATGAGTATCGTCCATTATTAGAAGCAACTCAAAAACAATTTGTAAAGCAATTAAATAAATTAGATAAATATCACCCAGCTTGGCAAGAAATTAAACGTCGTGGTTATTCTGCAGAAGTAATCAAAGCGTACGGAATTGGATATGCGCCAGGTGGTCAGTTTCTCTACAATTTAGTAAGTCAATCGGGTAAATTAGCTCCGGCAAAAGAATTAGGGTTGATTAATGATAAAAATTATGATCGATTATTTAATCGATTAACCTATCCAATTTATGACAAACAAAACTTATTGATTGGATTTGCTTCTCGTTCTTTAGACGAAAAAGATTCCGTAAAATGGATGAATCCAATAACAAGTTTGTTATACAACAAATCTCAACAATGGTATGGTATTCATTACGCCTTGAATCAAATTGCAAAATCAAAAATAGCATGGATTGTCGAGGGATACAATGATGTAATTGCTTGGCAAGAATATGGTATAATTAATACGATTTCTCCTTATGGGAAAGAATTTGCAACTGGTCAAATTGAAGTCTTAGCAAAATATGCCCAAAAAGCAATTGTATGTTTGGATAATGATAAAGCAGGTATAGAAGGCATGCTGCGTAATATTCCAAAATTATTAGCCAAAGGGTTAAATGTAGAAGTATGCCAATTACCAGAACACGAAATTGATGGTAAAAATGTCAAATTGGATCCGGACGAATTCGTAAGAATTTACAAATCAGAAATCGAATCTCACGATGCAGGACTAGAAGATTATCTTAAGTATAAAGGTTTTATCAAAAACGGATTCAAATTTTTAATCGAACACTTAGTTGTTGGTGATAACGATTTCGATAAAGCTGAAGGTGTGAAGAAATGTTTAAAAATCATCAACACTATTGAGAATGTTACGTATAAAAATCTTTATACAGAAATGTTGGAGAAAGAATCCAAATTCAAGAAATCTTTTATTAAAGATATTCAGAAGGATTTATCTGCTAAAAGATATCAAGAAGAAAAATTAGAGATGGGCGAATATATTCTACCTCCTACTCTACAACACAAGGATATCAAAGAATATATGCACATGATCAAAACTTATGGATTTTTTCAGGCTGAAAATGAAATATGGATGGTTCGTGAAACAAAGAATAATCAACCGCCTTATTATTTCGATTCTGTATCTAATTTCTCTATTGAGATTATCCAACACATGAACGATGATAAATTTCCAAAGAAATTATTTCGCATCAAAAACAATCGTGGTGTTGAACGTATTTTCGATGCGAAAGCAAATTCGATGTTAAATACATCTATGTTCTGTAGTGTTTTAGAAGATCAAGGAGATTATTTATACGAAGGAGATTCAAAACAATTAGTAAAGCTGAAAAAGTATTTATACAGAACTATGGGTACTGGACGTGCAGTTGATGTTTTGGGTTGGAATCCAGAAGGTTTCTTTGTTTGGAACAACAAAGTAACAATACCAGGCATTGGAAACATCAATATGGATGAAAATGGTATTTTTCGTCACAACGATATCACGTACTATGTTCCATCAGCCAACAGTATCTATGCTAACAATCCTACAAGATACTTATCGCAAAAAAGAGTGGTTGTACGCCAAGCATCTTGCACCCTTACCGAGTATTTAGGACAATTACGCAAAGTACATCGTGGTCACGCGATTACAGGCATTCTGTTTACGTTGGCATCGGCATTCCAAGATTTTATCGCACCAACTATCAAAGGTTTTCCTATGTTATTATTATATGGTGCTCCATCATCTGGTAAGGATCAATTATCACATTGCTTGCGTTCATTTTTTGGGAAACCACAATCTGTTATTGCGTTGGGTTCTAAAAAGTCAACTGGTAAGGCACAGATTCGTGAGTTTGCACAATTTGCCAATGTAATTACGCATTTATCGGAATACCGCATTGGCGACAAAGAAACAGACGAAATGCTGAAAGGTTTATGGGATAGAAACGGTTATAAATTCGGTACGATAGAATCTCGCGTATCATCAGACGAAGTTCCAATCCTTTCATCTGCATTAGTTACGGGAAATGATTTCCCAACAGACGAAGCTTTGATTACTCGTTTTCTATGGGAAGAAATGCACAAAGACAAATTTACGCAAGAAGAAAAGGACGAGTACAACAAATTAGAAGATATGGCGGTTGATGGAATTTCTTCTTTTATGGCAGAAATTTTACTAAAGCGTGAAGAAGTTGAAAGGCGTTTCGTAAAAGAATCTCGTTTGTGGACCGAAGAATTAACCGTGCGTCCTGCATTCAAAGATTTAAAGTCGCGTATTGTTACCAATCATGCAGTAATCGCATCGATGTACGAGATATTTAAAGAGAATATCCGCTTTCCATTTACACGTGATGAAATGTTAGAGCATTTCGACACAATGGTCAGTAATCAAAAACGCAGACTGGATAACGAAAGTATTTCGAGCAGATTTTGGCAACGTTTTGTTTTTGCTTTGCGTGCATCTAACGATAAGAAGCTATATAAGGATAGGGATTTTAAATTAGATGGTAATCATTTGTATATCCAATGGACCAATGCATACAACGCTATCCAACCAATGTGGTATCAATCATTCGAGCAAAATTGTCCGTCACGTAATGATTTCCGTAAACGCATGATGGATGATGTTTCGTTTGTGGATGAAATTAAATCGGTGAAGTTTACAGGTGGTGAGAAACCAAAAGTTACAACAGCGTTGATGTTTGATTTGACAAAATTAAAAGAAGAAGATCGTATCGATGTAATTTATGCCATCGAAAGTCAAACATTCTCCCCTGCGACCCCACTCGGTAACGAGGCTGATAATAGTACAAATTCGGCGGATTCTCAACAAAATATTCCAAATGATGATAATTTACCATTCTAA
- a CDS encoding acyltransferase, which produces MKYKLPNLNSLRLIAASLVMIHHTEQLKSLYELPNLWNNQSIYTIGKLGVVLFFVLSGFLITHLLLNEVQSKGKINIKNFFVRRILRIWPLYYTILILAFFIFPFITFFEYPEKAFFINGYPLKQLLLYIFMLPNLAVSNLDSIAYASQSWSIGTEEQFYLIWPFLFFFFKNKKLFISILSIIPLYLIFKYFLESNNINILGLNIKNFWQFFNIDCMAIGGVIAFLNHRNYDKIKFLLNKKIFWTTTILTTILIVFGVNFGFFHYEVYACLFIVIIYNLAFNNQLKELLEYKIMDKLGEISYGMYMYHVIIISIAIKIMKSYNFYNNTLLYIIIFCITISVSRISYEFLEKPFLKLKKKFL; this is translated from the coding sequence ATGAAATATAAATTACCTAACTTAAATAGTCTTAGATTAATTGCAGCTTCATTAGTGATGATACACCACACAGAACAGTTAAAATCATTATATGAGTTACCAAATCTTTGGAACAACCAATCCATTTATACTATTGGAAAATTAGGAGTTGTTTTATTTTTTGTGCTTAGCGGTTTTTTAATTACTCACTTGTTGTTAAATGAGGTGCAAAGCAAAGGAAAAATAAATATTAAAAATTTTTTTGTTCGTAGAATTTTAAGAATTTGGCCCTTATACTATACCATATTAATTTTAGCATTTTTTATTTTCCCATTTATAACGTTTTTTGAATATCCAGAAAAGGCTTTTTTTATAAACGGTTACCCTTTAAAACAATTATTGTTATATATATTTATGCTTCCAAATTTAGCTGTATCAAACTTAGATTCTATTGCCTATGCATCCCAATCTTGGTCTATAGGCACTGAAGAACAATTCTATTTAATATGGCCATTTCTATTCTTTTTTTTTAAAAATAAAAAGCTCTTTATTTCTATTCTATCTATTATACCACTTTATTTAATATTTAAATATTTTTTAGAGAGTAATAACATCAATATATTAGGATTAAATATTAAAAACTTTTGGCAATTCTTCAATATTGATTGTATGGCTATTGGTGGAGTTATAGCATTTCTAAATCATCGAAACTATGATAAAATAAAATTTTTATTAAATAAAAAGATATTTTGGACCACAACTATTCTTACTACTATTCTTATAGTATTTGGCGTTAATTTTGGATTTTTTCATTACGAAGTATATGCCTGTCTTTTTATCGTAATAATATACAACCTTGCGTTTAACAATCAATTAAAAGAACTATTGGAATATAAAATAATGGATAAATTAGGGGAGATTTCATATGGAATGTACATGTATCATGTAATAATTATTTCAATTGCAATTAAAATAATGAAGTCTTACAATTTTTATAATAATACATTATTATATATTATAATTTTTTGTATAACAATTTCAGTATCTCGAATCTCTTACGAATTTCTTGAGAAACCATTTTTAAAATTGAAGAAGAAATTTTTATAA
- a CDS encoding phage holin family protein codes for MILDYLNKDYAQIILEFQIVFLCWVAVAIAVGLDLHFGIKKSKQVGDYTNSYGIRKTFEKATYYYALMVIFLLADMFNPFGMYVEIFQLPVMTIAMMFALLFTELLSIREKADQKQRRMVDKSAKQLLDIILKNKELIEEFKSKKEGE; via the coding sequence ATGATACTCGACTATCTCAATAAAGATTATGCCCAGATCATCTTAGAATTTCAGATTGTGTTTTTATGCTGGGTTGCTGTTGCAATTGCAGTAGGCTTAGATCTACATTTTGGAATAAAAAAATCTAAACAAGTTGGCGACTATACCAATTCCTATGGGATTCGTAAAACATTCGAAAAAGCTACTTACTACTATGCTTTGATGGTGATTTTTTTATTGGCAGATATGTTCAATCCATTTGGAATGTATGTCGAAATTTTTCAATTACCAGTGATGACCATCGCAATGATGTTTGCATTATTATTTACCGAATTACTGTCTATCCGCGAAAAAGCCGATCAAAAACAGAGGCGTATGGTGGATAAATCAGCCAAACAACTTTTGGATATTATTCTAAAAAACAAAGAATTAATTGAAGAATTCAAATCTAAAAAAGAAGGAGAATGA
- a CDS encoding N-acetylmuramoyl-L-alanine amidase — MKKFALVIGHTKSKDKGAFSETLGLSEYDYNLMVAKELKALCPEMFDIYTHEVQDYYQRQKGLAYKVNQKNYDAVFELHFNAASPLANGTECCHYFNSKKGKAIAELISKEVSLYYKTTLRGVNGAKALVNKQDRGYWFTYLPKAPAVIIEPFFGSNPSEAKLFKDVNLYAHVLYSAIKKI; from the coding sequence ATGAAAAAATTTGCATTAGTTATAGGTCATACAAAATCGAAAGATAAAGGTGCATTTTCAGAGACATTAGGCCTATCAGAATATGATTATAATCTAATGGTAGCTAAAGAACTAAAAGCACTTTGCCCTGAAATGTTCGATATCTACACACACGAAGTTCAAGATTATTACCAACGTCAGAAAGGATTGGCGTATAAAGTCAATCAGAAAAATTACGATGCAGTTTTCGAGTTACATTTTAATGCAGCTTCTCCATTAGCTAATGGTACAGAATGCTGTCACTATTTCAATTCGAAAAAAGGAAAAGCTATTGCAGAACTTATTTCTAAGGAAGTTTCCCTTTACTACAAAACAACATTACGTGGTGTAAATGGCGCGAAGGCTTTAGTTAATAAACAAGATCGTGGTTATTGGTTTACGTACCTACCAAAAGCTCCTGCGGTAATAATCGAGCCATTTTTTGGAAGTAATCCAAGCGAAGCCAAGTTGTTTAAAGATGTCAATCTTTATGCACATGTATTGTATTCAGCCATCAAAAAAATATAA
- a CDS encoding crAss001_48 related protein: protein MNDIQSVIDRLENINANLENPHMPDAIHVEALKEIIPEVIQELKEMKNKKSIALYPHQERVVIELKELTKKRDDLLAFFDTPTCKGMENQDQNLLTIQLEIMDSYIRILEVRIDRFHELNYKEQNPSPKNKIC from the coding sequence ATGAATGACATTCAATCAGTAATAGATAGATTAGAAAACATCAATGCTAATCTTGAAAATCCACATATGCCAGATGCAATTCATGTTGAAGCATTGAAAGAAATTATACCAGAAGTAATTCAAGAATTAAAAGAAATGAAAAATAAAAAAAGCATAGCTCTATACCCACATCAAGAACGCGTGGTAATTGAATTAAAAGAGTTAACAAAAAAACGAGATGATTTGTTAGCCTTTTTTGATACTCCGACTTGTAAAGGAATGGAAAATCAGGATCAAAATTTATTAACGATTCAGTTAGAAATTATGGATAGTTATATCAGAATTTTAGAAGTAAGAATTGATAGATTTCATGAACTTAACTATAAAGAACAAAATCCTTCACCAAAAAATAAAATTTGTTAA
- a CDS encoding DUF6712 family protein, whose protein sequence is MKLIISNNSELIKFLPMLDKSITFDRLKQDLRLATEEVIKLIGDDMYEYIEGLYSADTKTEIDLQLIDVVAYPIAVDAYRNYVIQNDVAHTNEGRKARLNDYEKMPFEWMIDRDNKTSERKYYKALDRLIEYFDKHNPNNWKESDEYKKSFSVLFRTTEQFNEYFTIESRYLLLKLVPGIKKCINEEIIPRIGQASWNEIDVKLKANELVPDAYLFAKIKEACAYYALHWGMLRMSATLFPEGVLQNYLAGRQQVPTNGEIGIIAKCFENDYKNVLLKIESHLTPVVNGTGTIDLDSLLDIDDDDKIVNLC, encoded by the coding sequence ATGAAGTTAATTATATCAAATAATTCGGAACTAATTAAGTTCCTTCCAATGCTGGATAAAAGCATCACCTTCGACCGTTTAAAACAAGATTTGCGTTTAGCTACCGAAGAAGTAATCAAATTAATTGGTGACGATATGTACGAATATATCGAGGGATTATATTCGGCAGATACTAAAACAGAAATTGATCTTCAATTAATTGATGTAGTGGCCTATCCTATTGCGGTAGATGCTTATCGTAATTATGTAATCCAAAACGATGTAGCACACACCAACGAAGGACGTAAAGCACGATTGAATGATTACGAGAAAATGCCTTTCGAATGGATGATAGACCGCGACAACAAAACATCAGAGCGTAAGTATTACAAAGCATTAGATCGCTTAATTGAATATTTCGATAAGCACAATCCTAACAATTGGAAAGAATCAGACGAATACAAAAAATCATTTTCGGTTTTGTTTCGTACAACTGAACAATTCAATGAATACTTTACAATAGAATCAAGATATTTATTACTAAAACTTGTTCCTGGTATTAAGAAATGTATCAACGAAGAAATTATACCAAGGATTGGTCAAGCATCATGGAACGAGATTGACGTTAAGTTGAAAGCTAACGAACTTGTTCCAGATGCTTATTTATTCGCAAAGATAAAAGAAGCATGTGCTTATTATGCCTTGCATTGGGGAATGTTACGCATGTCTGCTACGTTATTTCCAGAAGGAGTTTTACAAAATTACCTTGCAGGTAGACAGCAAGTACCAACCAATGGAGAAATCGGCATCATTGCCAAATGTTTTGAGAACGATTACAAAAACGTTTTGCTTAAAATAGAAAGTCATTTGACACCTGTTGTTAATGGAACAGGAACTATTGATCTTGATAGTTTATTGGATATTGATGATGATGATAAAATCGTAAACCTATGCTAA
- a CDS encoding S49 family peptidase has protein sequence MKVNALVSEILKGDFMIDLAKVDEIYSIASQLIATKQFPDIESKVDFAAASVMEIQNAENPKEKPSKYGIVNLFGGIMRYDSCCALGSQSIAHDMLRYFSNDEIKGIIINVDTPGGSVSAINPFIEVAKKKNKPVVALCDSTCSLGYWAVCELADYIIAENSITARFGSIGVVCTFQDATEANEKKGIKTHEIYADESEHKNLSFRLAKEGKYEMIKEEHLKPLAVKFQNAVKASRPQIIDEVGVFTGKTFTAEKALELKMIDAIGNIDDAIEMINVLNETKYNS, from the coding sequence ATGAAGGTAAACGCATTAGTATCAGAAATTTTAAAAGGTGATTTTATGATTGATTTAGCAAAGGTAGATGAAATCTATTCTATTGCTTCTCAATTAATCGCTACTAAGCAATTCCCAGATATCGAATCTAAAGTTGATTTTGCAGCTGCTTCCGTAATGGAAATCCAAAATGCAGAAAATCCAAAAGAGAAACCATCTAAATATGGTATTGTTAATCTTTTTGGTGGAATTATGCGTTACGATTCTTGTTGTGCATTGGGTTCTCAAAGTATCGCACATGATATGTTAAGATACTTTTCTAATGACGAAATCAAAGGAATTATTATTAATGTCGATACTCCTGGTGGTTCTGTTTCTGCAATAAATCCATTTATAGAAGTCGCAAAAAAGAAAAATAAACCAGTTGTCGCATTATGCGATTCAACTTGCTCACTTGGTTATTGGGCTGTTTGCGAGTTAGCAGATTATATCATTGCCGAAAATAGTATTACTGCTCGATTTGGTTCTATTGGTGTGGTTTGCACGTTTCAAGATGCTACAGAAGCCAACGAAAAGAAAGGAATCAAAACGCACGAGATCTACGCGGACGAATCGGAGCATAAAAATCTATCCTTCCGATTGGCAAAAGAAGGTAAATACGAAATGATCAAAGAAGAACATTTAAAACCTCTTGCAGTAAAATTTCAAAACGCTGTAAAAGCTTCTCGTCCTCAAATCATTGATGAAGTAGGTGTATTCACTGGTAAAACATTTACTGCTGAAAAAGCATTAGAACTAAAAATGATTGATGCAATCGGAAACATTGATGATGCCATCGAAATGATTAACGTATTAAACGAAACTAAGTATAACTCTTAA